The segment ATAGAATTAAGACATTTCTATCATAATCAGAAACTGAGCTTCTAAATAGAATGCCTATAGAATTAAGACATTTCTATCATAATCAGAAACTGAGCTTCTAAATAGAATGCCTATAGAATTAAGACATTTCTATCATAATCAGAAACTGAGCTTCTAAATAGAATGCCTATAGAATTAAGACATTTCTATCATAATCAGAAACTGAGCTTCTAAATAGAATGCCTATAGAATTAAGACATTTCTATCATAATCAGAAACCATTACTATCTTCTTTTTATAGATAACAAAAACTCATATTTATTAACTTCATTTACATAATAATCTTTTATAATAATCATTTTTAATGAATTCAATAAAAATATATCTTTAATTTTCTAGCATTGTATCCCTTAAACCTTTTATAAATACAAGTACTAGTTTTATAATCTCAAATAATGCGAAAGGAAAATGATGTGAGAGGATCAGATCTGAACGAAAACTTCCAAtgcttttatttaattatattactttCACACAAAGCAAGTTCATTCTATTATATTGCTTATTTCAACATAGCTTAGTATAGAATACAACATCTCTCTGTAgtcaaaattatttttctttgcaaCTCGTGTTTAAAATACTATCACACAGATAATATGAAAAAAGTTCAGAAGTGGAAACCataaaaattacttttattctcaACTCTGATGAATTGGTCAAACTACCTCCTGTAAAGAATTGATATAATTTGTGGACCCTCACTTATCTTAAATAACACAACAAAAATTCCTATCACCATGTTTGCCTTTCTTTGACCATGATTTTCATGCTTGCTATATGTCTCCATAAGTGAATCATAAATGGGAAAAGTGCAGGAAAGAGGTGAACATATACACTTGTGCATTGCAAAACATTAGAAATTCATAAATTTTTAttcatttcaaatattttttggTTTGAATGCGGCTAGATTACTGAATTTAATACTTTCTAAGAGCTCGTTTTATGTTTTATTCTAAGTCTTTTAAGCCATCTATGGGATGCTTGTTTATTCAATATTGTTGTTCTGGATCATTAAAAAATGGCAGTTAAAGTGAGTttttatttttttccctttttctttataAAGAGGAGATGTTAAATTTTAAATGGAGTTAATTATGGGTGAAGTTTGGATTGAGTTGATTGTTGAAAACTAGAGCAATCATTCAATTCAAATTGAATTTTGGATAGATTTTATTGTGATAGTAATAATGGTTGTAAAATAAGGTTATATtttatatagtttcttttttaattgAGAATGCTAATTTCTATTTTAAGACTTAATGTTAAATATTTTACTTTACCTATTTTGCTGCTTTAAGTATATTAGTTTTAATTCTTTGGAGGTTAAGTTTATTATGATAAGATTTTTATAGGGTATAATGGGGCTAGAATTAAACAATACACTTTAAGCTTTGATTTGTTTAAGTaattaatgctatgagatttccacaatccatgttgtaTTTTCTTAATTGTTTAAGTAACTCATTTAAAATTTCACTAGTTTTTTCAAGAAGACCCATCTATTAATATGATTTCAAATGGGTCATCGAAATAAGTCAAAGTTTAGAGTTTATTACTTAAACTAGATCATATAATGATATCTTTCTCTTTTGTATGAAAGTTTTTTTATTCATTTTCCTAAACATGTTGTAAATTAAACTTTTACTATAAATTTTTAACATCTTTTCTTTTGAAATTAATATGATATGAATTATCTCCTAATAGTATTATTTGATGAAATAAAGTATTTGTTAACTTTTCCTCACACATAACAAACAATCTATTAAGGATTTGAGAACATGATAACTTATAGTAAACAAACCAGAATCTATACTATTCATTAACAGGAAGAAGCTGATTTGCCAATCACATCAAGTTAAGTGGATAATGACATTTATCTAATGGGGGACGGTGCGAGTAGGCGGCGTTTCCACATCAGCGTTGCTGGAATGAACCGGAAGTAGTAATTTCAATAGAAAGCGATGCACAACCATTGATATTTTTCCATCGTTTTACTCACatgttttcctcttcttcttctaaacGACAGCAACAAAACAGACAACTTTCGCCATTAAACCACAAACGTTTGGTTGTAATTATGGAGTGCGTAAACTCTTATTAATCAAAGTTGGTATGAATACGATTCTATAGCAAATTTCAAATAGATAGCGATGCACAGTCATTGAGATTTTTCCGTCGTCGTACTCATGTTTTCTTGTTCTTCTAAATTGAATCATACAACTTTCTCCATTAAACCACCTaacatttcttcttgttttttgtTCCACTACAAATTGTATATCACGGAAAGGATGTTCGTTGATTTCAACATAGTTTTCGGATAGAATGTCTGTATTCAAAACTCTGAGTGGTATTTTTGGTTTTACACATCAAATCGTTGGGCTTTAATTCCAGGAAACCATCTTCTGGAATACACAATTCTTGGGCTTTAATTGAAGTCGAGAGTGCTGACCTTTATTGTAAGGCTTGAAGTTTCATACTCTATTGCGCAATTATGTAGTTGTTTGAATTATCCTACCCTCAATTTATACAGGCTAAGTTTTTTATTAAAAGATTTTTTAAATGTATAATGATGTTTTTATAAATTTTGCACATGTTTTCATTTATATTGATATTGTAAAGCCATGTCAATCAATCAACTTCGAAAAATTATTAATTTACCATAAATGCAATTTTTTGCAAGCAtaccatacatacatacaaatctcTTTAAATCCATTTCATATTGCACAATTAATACAATCAATACAATTAATTCTCTTAAAAAACATGTCTCGATGACACTTCTGTTGTACAATTAATACAATCATATTGCTTGCTTTGAATACCAGTTCCAACTGACAAGAAAACATTGAGCACAAACTGATTTTGGCAGCCCTTGCTTTCAATTGAGCGTTTAATGGCCCACAGCCTTCTGATCAGTCATGTTCACTGAGCTGACCagctttttatttaaaaataaataaacaattaaagaaAGCCGTGCAGAACTATATCTGGCACGTCCTGCACTTAGTCCCACATTTTTTTACTCTTATTCTATTCATACAGGTTTTGATTTCCCATTGTTGATACACCGGACGACAAAACCAAAATTAAGAGAATCTAGTAGTAGGCATAATTTCCAGCGGAAGGCAtctcatactcacatatctcaaatCCGCAGGAAACTTGGGCAACCAATTCCAAGAGCTTGTGCTCACATCATACACAAGTATCTCCATGCTTTCGTTGGCTCTGAAACAGATTTTATCTCCCACTCCCACGCATTCAAACCAATTTGAATTCGAACTTCTCTTAAATTCCTCACACACACAACTCGGCATTTTCCCAATCTCTTTCCACTTATAATCATCCTTCCCTGTCTTCTGGAAAACTAACTCCCACACAATTAAGCCTTTCAAACACTGATTTTCTTCGATTGCTCCAACCACAAACACACCACTCTTACAACAAACAAGCCGAGCCCGCAAATTGTTGGCGTCTGCTGTGGGCATAGCCATGACAGAAGTGATCCCCTCTTCAATATTGTAGGCCATTATGCCCCCACTGCCCGTCATACCCAACAAATAGCCCTTGAAGAAGAACATATTTTCAGTCTTTAAAACCACATCAGTAATGCTGCCTACAACTTTCCATGCCTTGGTAGTCGAATTATATGCTTCTACTACAACTGTACCAGTGCTGCTCATGCCCACCACCATGACTGTATATTCTTCCGTCTTATTCCCCGCTGGTAAAATGGTCCTAGCCATAATTTTACTAACAGAAACCATTTCTGGCAGCGTCGAGTAAGTTTGGGTAAGGGGATTGCAAACACACAGCGTCGGAGAACTATAGCCAAACAAGAAATTGGCGTTAATGTCTGCCAAGAGCAGCCCAGAAGCAGATCCTCTGAAATTGATGGGGCGATCATGAGGTATGAAAGATAAAGAAATTGTTCGCCATGTGTGGGTGATGAAGGTATAGATTAGAGAGGGAAGTTGGGTTTTGGCAGGGCAAAGAATGAGAAATGGCTGGCTATTTCTTGCTATGGAATTGAAATATGGTGATGAGAAGAGACCATTCCAGGTCTTGCAAACAGCCCTGAAACGGAAGAAGCAGTGCACTGGAAGGCATTCCAGTATTCTTTCCTTCAAATGTTCAGGCAAATCTGACCACATTGTTTGGTTAGGAATTCTGAGCTTACCCATTTTCACATGTAAAGGCAATTATCCCAAATAGAGATGGGCAAATATTTATAGCAGCGACAagctcaacctttgctttgaataacCTCATTAATCAATTAAACTCAATATTTAAAGTTGGGTCAACGCGGACAGCCTGCCAGCAGCCGGCTGCTAATGGTGTCCCCATAAATTAATTAAAACCAAACAATAAATATGATTTAAATTATTTAGTCAGCTCTTCGGGGGGATTACATTACAGTTTCCTCTTTTGATTTCTCTTCCTTCTGCACATGTCAAACTGTACGCTTTCCAGAAAAAAGAACAATAATGTAATTTATTATATTGATTTTGGAATTGACAGCTACCAGATGTATTTATGCGTTAGTTGTACCTAAAGAGGCATGTTtaaggattttttttaatttaattttatattggTTTTGAGGAGAGTGAGGAGAGTATTTTAATGTACAGATTTATTGATAAATGACATGATTTATTGACAAATGGCATAATTTTATATAAATTTGATTATCCTACTTTATGTTATCTATATATTCTATTTATATATTTTCATACAATTATTATTCATTCTCTTTGATGAGTTCACATATATTTGTCTTATATGGTTGTTTATTAGTTCCATGTTCACACTTGTTTACTTGCACATATATCCACTTTGATCTAGCTCCCATTTTTTTTACCATGGTCAATGAGGTTGTCATTATACCATGGATTCATTTTTAGAATTTATATTTGACCAATTTCATTTCTAGAATTTAGATTTGACCAACTTCATTTCTAGAATTTAGATTTGACCAACTTCCAACTCTTACCCTTCCTGCTTAAGTTTGAGTTAACACAAAACTGCATGATATCTTTCTATTTCCTTCTATTTAAATGTACCCAATGCATTCATTGTAATCTCTACATTTTGAGAGCTAAATTTGATTATAATTTGCATTAAATATAAATTTCAATTAGTACACTAAAAGGAACTTAACCTTATGCACAATTATTTTAGAGGCAAAATCTTCTAATTATATTTGATCATGGTTTGATCTATGTTGCTTGATCTAGGCAAAAGATCCTTGCTATAAAATGATAATCCTTTAAgacattttaaaataacattatgtCTATAGACATTCATGAAACACATACGAAATCAAGGGTGATGAGGAATATTAAAGAACAAAAAATTACAAGTTACACAAGATAAACTCGTGGGTGCAAAAAAGTTCATAGTTGTGAATTCCATCTATGATAGTCAAATTCATTCTTAAATATTTATAGTGAAATATTCTAAATTATACAAGACATTATTAATATATCAACCATACTTTCTAATTAGAAAATGTACCagattaaaatattcattattatttGTAAATCTATTATTCATTAACacaaaaaatatagataaataacTATTGAGAGCTACAAATATTTAGCTACAACTAACAAGAATATGATAAATTAAATATTTGTGCTTAAGTACTTGGGAGGTTATATTTATACTCTATTATCATGGATAAGAAGAGAGTTGAAGTGATGCACATGGTAAGAAAGAACATGTGTAAGAGTTTAAAAGAATCAATTAATAGCTATAAGATTTATCACAACATAATATAGAATATTCTTAATATTTGTGTTAATCCATACTCATATATATAGTATCAATTATATTTCGATATACTGTTTCTTCTTATACGCATGCATTGGACCATACGCATACACCTTCTTTCCTATAAATATTTTTGTATCTTCCTTATCTATATATACAATTCTATCTTTATGTTTGTGACACCTTTACACATATCCAAGCATAAGTAAATTGTGTATATGTTTATGGCTATCTTTTGGCTTGGTATTTGATTCAATACTTTTGCAATGAGTGAATGTTGTTCTATTTTTAACTCTATCTTTCTAGCATCATACCCTCATTCAAATCATGATTCCTTGGCCCTATCttattaaaactatcaaaattaggTTATACAAAATTGTTTAAGGCTTATTGTCATTCaatgaagaatatttttttatagctctttgtaaagcggaaaaatcgcgatcgaaccctagttgttctcccctcttccgactccgaggagagagaagggaggttcgctaggattcgatggtttttcacttaggggagagactttacattcaaaagaggggttgaaactcataagatccaatcccacgcaatgcaagattggatgctaaatgaatttcaagggttaggaaagcaaggctaccctcttttgtaaagaatgttgtcaaggaaattaagctaagcatgcatagaaagtcataaagattcgcttataaactgagttcgggttataggatgaagctgcggacctggaattagcagtaaaatgtcgatacgacgctgtcctacaaatttgagcaaaagttgtcaggacgatggcgcccggcgccacggtcctccgaaaaatccgcgaaacgaagggggatctgttcgtctctgcacaaggattctagatcttcaatttcagccgcgtacctgcaacctacacacagaaaagcgaagacaattggggggttagggattgggggtttgcctttaggtcaaaccccggttttggaattaaccaagaaatgagtaagagctgtaaatgtaaatgattgtaaaacaagtactaataccttgttctaaggatgtttgtatccttatgtgcgaaggtttagatgttgtatgttgtatgttgtatgttgtagcatgtagtatgtgatctcctcttcaatggttgaatccttgtcttgaatgcaacacttagccttgaagggagacttgagatgatcaattgcttgaaggaatgcttgaatgcttaatgcttgagtataatttccacgccttgtacacatatcctcttcatatatcaaatgagagagaaaaatgtagtttatatacttgtcatttagggctgatagactgattttcccgaccttaggccgaccaggaaatgtaatttccaaattgcaaaaaaAAAGACTCGagcccttaggagaccgggcccaaaataggacccagggaccagggcgctgggcgccctggtcctgagggaccagggcgctgggcgctctggtcccacctcccgggacagtagggtgcaaggaggttcaggccagggtgcttgaaaaatgcagttttcagtgtcatgagcaagtttcagggtctccattcaggttgcgtgttgcgtcgccatcgtgaagaccgaaatgcagtcgaaattgcaagtgtcacaattttaggacgctacatttagcccccactttagcgggagtatgtatgctcatacttccggtaaagtacaaggaaacaacattgaaagactttcaccacgtcaaggaggcaagatacaccgagcgcccagtggactaaggatcttacgacttcgattgacaaagtaaaagggaggatcacgaggaagaaccatgactgtcagtagtaaggttccctcactatgagtcatgcaagaaagatatcaaaaattttcaaggcaaggttaaatttaccaagaaattttcaagtatcttgaaaagatatgaacgggatgtatgcccccctacgttaaagcgatcgcacacgcctcaccgggggtgattgttttaacgtagtgatacacataagaaatgagaaaggaaaggagcacgttatcgcaaggatttagcccccaagtgtgagataagcccaaggataatagacacaaaacacaaagcacaaggtgacttcactttcctcggggtcagtatgctgtatgataagtcatgtatatatatcatatgtatgtatgcataattgttcttcattccccaatcaaggaaggtcacctagaagaagggaacacatgtgtcttttgagtcaacatgagagagatcgagagatctcaatgctttgcatcgtcctcaagtagacaacaccaaggacaacaaatagaagaatgagaataacatatagaagaagtaacaaaagagagggggagagagtctactatgctaatgtaactagtctagcacgccatctaccccccgatcttgctgatcaatgtttcgggaaggcagggaacacgctagaggaggaacatccaacacagcagatggagctatcacaagatccaaacaagggctatgttcatgttccgagccacattgttcttgtctaggagctaggataagtgctttagaaaattcgttagataaatggttatcaacatcaacaagttcatattcactatcagaagcaagaggagtaacattttcatctatatcatcatcaagatttataaaaataggatctttaactcgcacaggatcaagaccatcatgcatcttatgtttaggaggtttaggctcaatgtccggctgaggagaaaatggaataatgcttgttgaaggtgtttttggagattgcaaagtttgagctctaagacgacgctttcgccggcgttcacgtgcagaacgatttcgtctagtcttagtaggaagttgcgaagactgaggaggaggaatgttctcatccttagcacttgggtgtttaggttgtggtctcttaggctggataataggagaagaagaaggtctcttctctctataaaaagaaggaggaactgctccatataaaggaggaatatttggtttagggagaagaccaagtccatcatgacgaggaggtataggtctactcttaggaagtttattaggtatagacatagtcacatccatagggatgggttgagaatcttcttgaggaaagacattagttttatctttcaaaggaagaacttccttctcaagaatgataggaatgtcaagtttaggtgttctaggttcacttagagataggatcatatttgttttccacttttgataagatttgaaaagatgatcacttcgcggaggaagagattggaattgtttaggccaaaagtaatcaagaggaacactagaggttctttcagctggtttaaagagactatgattgacagtaacaacttcaccattgtggggaaatttcaaacacttatgaataggagaagcaatagctttcatggaagatagccaaggatagccaagcttcacacgaaattgttcggaagatggaataatagaaaagttcacatcaagagatttgttatggacctcaataggcaatgtaatggaaccaattgcaggagaagaaaatgcatcaaataatttcacaatcacatctgttttgtcatatatcacttgattcaattgcaaagtaaaaagaaattcttcagtaataacattaaccatgcacgaaggatcaataagcactccacggcaaggtgtattcttaacttttgcaactatttataaaggaccatcaggtgccctaatggtttcgctagaatcaaatgtgatggaaggttcttcagggatttcttgctgctctacaaagttaatcacattcggagtcatagacacaagaccatcagatgagagagaggaatcattagtctcaatcgcattagaggtatgagaaggcaatggatcagtgaaaatctgaagattttgattaggaggagctacagatgtgttgcctttatcattcactccagaaacagagatagtattattatcaatcaaatcttgaattttaccctttaaagaaaaacatttttcagtatcatgcctaggctgacgatgaaattgacaaaaggctttgttatcaaaataaggtgaagtaatctttgcaggatcaatttgtcttataggaggaagagaaagcacattttgttccaataacttattcataatactatgcaatgattcattcaaaggagtatactttctttctttcttgaaaaatttagaaataggaggcacacctgatgctgcattcacattgttgttgatgatgttttcattgaatttgatggaatctctgttcggtttaaacttcccaaatggttgttaactgctatcacccttatcactcggagccataggatgtgattgttccatttgactcacagtcagttgataattgtgaagagtggcgcacaactgttggaaagaagtaaactcagaaaacagaagtttgtctcgaatatctttttgtaaattagaaataaagattctttgaatatcattgtcaggcactggaaaagaaatttgagcatacaaatgcttatatctaccaatgaaatcagtcactttttctttaacaccttgtttacaatgcattaaatcaatcaaagtaactttaggacttatattgttttgaaattgttgaatgaaagcatttgcaagttgttcgaaagaagtaatagaataagaaggcaacgagcaataccattgtagggctttgtctcttaatgttctagtaaatagtttt is part of the Cryptomeria japonica chromosome 10, Sugi_1.0, whole genome shotgun sequence genome and harbors:
- the LOC131057536 gene encoding F-box/kelch-repeat protein At5g15710-like is translated as MGKLRIPNQTMWSDLPEHLKERILECLPVHCFFRFRAVCKTWNGLFSSPYFNSIARNSQPFLILCPAKTQLPSLIYTFITHTWRTISLSFIPHDRPINFRGSASGLLLADINANFLFGYSSPTLCVCNPLTQTYSTLPEMVSVSKIMARTILPAGNKTEEYTVMVVGMSSTGTVVVEAYNSTTKAWKVVGSITDVVLKTENMFFFKGYLLGMTGSGGIMAYNIEEGITSVMAMPTADANNLRARLVCCKSGVFVVGAIEENQCLKGLIVWELVFQKTGKDDYKWKEIGKMPSCVCEEFKRSSNSNWFECVGVGDKICFRANESMEILVYDVSTSSWNWLPKFPADLRYVSMRCLPLEIMPTTRFS